The window TCCAGCAGGGGGCCGGACTCGGGAGGAGAGGACATCAAGGGGAACGGAGGCAGCGGCCAGGATTGGGCCACCGGGGATCGTAACGATCGATAACCGTTTGCCCCATCGGGGCTTTCCTTAGGGCCGCTCGCCGAGACAGGTGGCCGGCGCGCCCAGCGTCCGGCAAGGGGCCGTCATTTCACGAGCACCTGGACCTTGAGCGGCAGCCGCCCGAGCGTGTCCTGCAGGCGCGCCTGCAACGCCTGCACCGCCGGCCCCGCGGCAGCGGCATCGATGGTCACCGTGAGCGACTTCTCGCCCTCGGCCCGCACCGCCGGGCGCGCGGCGCCGGGCAGGTCGAGCTCGGCCCAAGCCTCCTCCACCAGCGACTCCGCCACGTGGCGGGCAGCGAGGGCACGCAGCTCGGGCTTGAAGATCTTGCCGACATTGGTCATCGGCATCTGCTCGATCACCACCACCGACCTGGGCTTGGCCGGCGCTTCGTCCACGCGCGCCGCGGCAAAGGCCAGCAGCTCGGCCTCGCTCGCCTGCGCGCCAGGCACCAGCGTGGCGAAGGCCACCGGCAATTCGCCCGCATAGGCATCCGGTGCGCCGACCGCGGCGCACAGTTGCACCGCGGGATGCGCGCCCAACGCATCCTCGATGGTCTTGGGGTCGATGTTGTGGCCGCTGCGGATGATCAGGTCCTTGGAGCGGCCGCTCAGGTTGAGGCGCTCCTCGCCGTCGATCCAGCCCAGGTCGCCGGTGGCCAGCCAGCCGTCGGCAGTGAAGGTCTTCGCGTTGTCTGCCGGATCGACGAAGCCCGAGAACAGGTTGGGCGACTTGAACAGCACCATGCCCTGCTCGCCCGGAGGAAGCGCCTGGTCGCTGGCATTGCCGTGCTCGTCCAGCGCCACGATGCGGATCTGGGTCCACGGCAGGCGCAAGCCCACGCAGCCCGGCGGGCCGATCACGCCGGGCGGTGTGATGGTGGAGATGCCGGCCATCTCGGTCATGCCCAGGCTCTCGTGCACGTGCAGGCCGAACAGGCGCTCGAAGCGCGCCGCCAATTCAGGCGGCAGCACCGCGGCGCCGGTGCGGCAGTAGCGGATGGAGGAGATGTCGGCGCCGTCCAGCGGCACGTTGGCCAGCGCCGCGAGCACGGTGGGCACGGCGGACAGCGACGTCGGCCGGTGCTTCTCGACCAGCTTCCAGTAGTTCGCCATCACCTGCCGGTTGCGCAGCAGGGTGGTGGTGGGAATGATCACTTCGACCCCGGCCGAGAGCGAGGCCAGCGAGGCCGGCAGCACGCCCGCCACATGGAACAGCGGATAGCCGTTGATCGTGATGTCGTGGGGCCCCTGGCCCGTCATGTTCACGCTGGCGAAGGCGGTGAAGACCTGCGCGCCATGGCTGTGGCGCGCCAGCTTGGGCGCGCCGGTGGTGCCGCCGGTGTGGAAGTAGGCGGCGATGTCGGCGCGCTGGATGTCGCGGCCGCTCACCAGGCGGGCATCGGGCTCGCGCGCGCGCTCCGTGGCGAAGTCGAGCACGCCCGCGGGCAGGGCGCCCGCGGCACCCGGCGCCTCGTCATGCGGCGCCACGCGCAGCACGGTCGTGAGCGTCGGCACCTGGCCGCGCAGGCGCAGCGCCTTTGACCACATGCCGCCATCGTCGTCAGCGCCCCAGGCGATCAGCACCTTGGCGCGGCCGGCCGTCATCAGTGAAACCAGCTTCTCGTCGGTCAGCAGCGGATTGAGCGGCTGCGCAATGCCGGCCGCGCTGCCGCCCCACAGCGCCAGGTGGTACTCGAGGCAGCCCGGCAACAGGATGGCCACCGCATCGTCCGGCCCGACGCCGAGCCTGTGCAGCAGGTTCGCGGTCTGGTGGATGCCTGCCAGCAGCTGGGCATAGGACCAGCGGATCGGTTCGTCGGCCGGGTC is drawn from Variovorax sp. PBS-H4 and contains these coding sequences:
- a CDS encoding acyl-CoA synthetase, coding for MSTSETRATAAPFSASFPIRSIEDVRRLEATPLDEALTVRSTYEIFCNAAAAFGGKTALTFLRSGDPADEPIRWSYAQLLAGIHQTANLLHRLGVGPDDAVAILLPGCLEYHLALWGGSAAGIAQPLNPLLTDEKLVSLMTAGRAKVLIAWGADDDGGMWSKALRLRGQVPTLTTVLRVAPHDEAPGAAGALPAGVLDFATERAREPDARLVSGRDIQRADIAAYFHTGGTTGAPKLARHSHGAQVFTAFASVNMTGQGPHDITINGYPLFHVAGVLPASLASLSAGVEVIIPTTTLLRNRQVMANYWKLVEKHRPTSLSAVPTVLAALANVPLDGADISSIRYCRTGAAVLPPELAARFERLFGLHVHESLGMTEMAGISTITPPGVIGPPGCVGLRLPWTQIRIVALDEHGNASDQALPPGEQGMVLFKSPNLFSGFVDPADNAKTFTADGWLATGDLGWIDGEERLNLSGRSKDLIIRSGHNIDPKTIEDALGAHPAVQLCAAVGAPDAYAGELPVAFATLVPGAQASEAELLAFAAARVDEAPAKPRSVVVIEQMPMTNVGKIFKPELRALAARHVAESLVEEAWAELDLPGAARPAVRAEGEKSLTVTIDAAAAGPAVQALQARLQDTLGRLPLKVQVLVK